CGGTATCTACTTGTGGCACGTCGACGCCTTCGTTAAAGAGGTCGACGCAAAACACGACATTCACTGAGCCATCCCTGAGGTTCCGCAGGGCCGACTCTCGCAGTTCAATCGGTGTATCACCGGACACTGCGACGGCCGGTAGACCCTGCCGATTGAACTCAGAGGCCATGAACTCGGCGTGCTTCACACTTACGCAGAAGCCAAGTGCGCGCATCCTGCGGGGGGCCGTTACTTTGCTACGAATTGCCTCGAGAATCATCGAGACTCGCGCCTGGTTGCCCGTGTACAGATTCTCTAGCCGGGGAATATCGTATCCACCACGAGACCATGGGATTTGTGACAAGTCGGTCTCGTCGTGGAGCCCAAAGTACTGGAATGGGCTCAGTAGACCGCGTTCCAGTGCATCCCACAGGCGCAATTCGACGGCAATTCGCCCGTCGAACCACTCAAGGATGCTTCGGCCGTCCGTTCGTTCAGGTGTGGCGGTAAGGCCGAGGAGCACCTTGGGCTGCAGGTGGCTTAGGAGACGCGAGTATGTGGTCGCGGCCGCATGGTGAAATTCATCCACGACCACCACGTCGAAGGTTTCGGGTGGAATCTCGGCAAGATCGATCTGTGCCAGCGACTGAATTGATGCGAAGACATGGCGGCCCTGCTGTGGCTTCCGCCCTTCTACCAGAAGCTCCCCGAATGCCCCGTCGCGCAAAACAGCCCGATAGGCCGCAAGGCTCTGGGACAGGATTTCCCGGCGGTGTGCAACAAACAGCAGACTTGGATCTTTGCGGGGTTGACGCAGCTGCAAATAGTCGAAAGCGGCGACCAGAGTCTTACCGGTTCCGGTCGCGGCTACGACGAGATTCTTGTGCCGACCATGTCGCTCCCTCTCAGTTTGGAGCTTCTCGAGCATTTCGCGTTGAAATGGCCAAGGTTGAAGATGGAAGTGAAATGTCGGAGCCGCGGCCTGGTCCTGGGGAGTGGCAATAGCGAGGTCGAAGCGATCGGCGTCACGTGCAGGGTCGTATGGCTCGTAGTCTTGATCGGCCCAATAGCTGTCAAAGGCCGCTCTGAACTTGTCAATCAGGCTTGGCGTTGAGGCCTGGGCCAGGCGTACGTTCCACTCAACTCCATCCAACATCGCGCTTTGCGTCAGATTCGACGAGCCGATAAATGCTGTTGAGTAGCCAGATAGTCGCTCAAAGAGCCACGCCTTGGCGTGCAATCGGGTGGTCCGGGTGTCGTAGGACACTCTGACTTCTGCACCGATCGAAACGAGCCAATCAAGTGCGCGTCGTCCGGTCGAACCAGTGTAGACAGTTGTGATAACTCTCAGTGGACGGCCCGCTCGACAGTGTTCCTGAAGGGCGGATTGGACCAATCGGACACCGGTCCATCGGATGAAAGCGCAGAGAAGGTCGATGCGATCTGCTGATTGAATTTCTCGTGCTATGGTGACGGCGACTGAGGGCTCACCTCTGGCGTTGACGAGCAAGTCGGGAGTCGACAAAGGAACCAGAGGCCGCTCAGTAGCGAGGACGGGGCCCAAGCCTCTCCCGAGTGCCCTGATTTCACGGAGGACCGACAGGGGAACCACGAGGTCAACTGCGCCACCGGCGTCATCGTCTGCATCCCCATCGCGCAGCCACTTCAGTAGGGCGTTGCAAAGCGTGGCCTGGCGCTCGAGCCTCTGCTCCTCTGGAATCGCCCTGAGGACACGCTCGATAATTTGTCGCACATGTTCGGCTACCGCGATG
This window of the Acidobacteriota bacterium genome carries:
- a CDS encoding DUF3427 domain-containing protein codes for the protein MPHEPVPGLYDRLITDELSRLLERLDPSRVAKESPDPAEAHIAVAEHVRQIIERVLRAIPEEQRLERQATLCNALLKWLRDGDADDDAGGAVDLVVPLSVLREIRALGRGLGPVLATERPLVPLSTPDLLVNARGEPSVAVTIAREIQSADRIDLLCAFIRWTGVRLVQSALQEHCRAGRPLRVITTVYTGSTGRRALDWLVSIGAEVRVSYDTRTTRLHAKAWLFERLSGYSTAFIGSSNLTQSAMLDGVEWNVRLAQASTPSLIDKFRAAFDSYWADQDYEPYDPARDADRFDLAIATPQDQAAAPTFHFHLQPWPFQREMLEKLQTERERHGRHKNLVVAATGTGKTLVAAFDYLQLRQPRKDPSLLFVAHRREILSQSLAAYRAVLRDGAFGELLVEGRKPQQGRHVFASIQSLAQIDLAEIPPETFDVVVVDEFHHAAATTYSRLLSHLQPKVLLGLTATPERTDGRSILEWFDGRIAVELRLWDALERGLLSPFQYFGLHDETDLSQIPWSRGGYDIPRLENLYTGNQARVSMILEAIRSKVTAPRRMRALGFCVSVKHAEFMASEFNRQGLPAVAVSGDTPIELRESALRNLRDGSVNVVFCVDLFNEGVDVPQVDTVLFLRPTESALVFLQQLGRGLRRSDTKACLTVLDFIGGAHRRFRFDLRLRALVGGHRPDLIRQVEEGFPRLPSGCSIQLDRVASEIVLGNIKQSVGGTFASLASELRALADSWRQTGRDPRGIDLKEFLHSAALEVEDVYRVNGWTWSGLKRAAGLLADDQGPDEVRLATAFQRLLHVDDPWRLNLYRRAALGALEAEDFDPSSFTGRALMGLHFLLWPHNREIVSLQVSFARLYANQAVAHELSELFNVLEDRADHIPEALDNQMRWTHKVPLSVHSRASLAEIMTAFGKMTFARPHKPREGVSFDTETTSDLLFITLEKTERHYSPSTMYRDYAISPDLFHWESQSITSLESPTGRRYIQQRTKGTNVFLFVRDRKYEGGRTAGYTFLGAADYMSHQGSRPIAVTWRLRKAMPDSLFRTAKVAAG